From one Elusimicrobiota bacterium genomic stretch:
- a CDS encoding GuaB3 family IMP dehydrogenase-related protein — protein MAFFIGRDREARRAYGFDEIALVPGDVTVNPDEVDISLAIGDVKLAIPFLASAMDGVVDVPFAIAMGKAGGLGVLNLDGINSRYEKPREVLTTIAAANPEEATKLLQEVYRKPVQEDLIAERVKEIKRAKVPCAVSCIPQNAERFGAIAEKAGCDLFVVQSTVATVRHKASRYKPFEIARFIKERDIPVVVGNVVTYSVAVELMEAGAAGLLVGVGPGAACTTRGVLGLGVPQVTATVDCAAERDYHYKRCGRYVPMITDGGMSTGGDICKAVACGSDGVMVGSAFARTKEAPGQGYHWGMATPHANLPRGTRIQVGITGTLEEILFGPSRLDDGSQNLVGALRTCMGSVGATTIREMQTTEIVIAPSIKTEGKLFQKAQRIGMGKG, from the coding sequence ATGGCGTTCTTCATAGGCCGTGACCGGGAAGCCCGCAGAGCCTACGGATTCGACGAGATCGCGCTGGTCCCGGGCGACGTGACCGTCAACCCCGACGAAGTCGACATCAGCCTCGCCATCGGGGACGTCAAGCTCGCCATCCCCTTCCTCGCCTCGGCCATGGACGGCGTCGTGGACGTCCCCTTCGCCATCGCCATGGGCAAGGCCGGCGGCCTCGGGGTCCTGAACCTCGACGGCATCAACTCCCGCTACGAGAAGCCCCGCGAGGTGCTCACCACCATCGCGGCCGCCAACCCCGAGGAGGCCACCAAGCTCCTCCAGGAGGTCTACCGCAAGCCGGTCCAGGAAGACCTCATCGCCGAGCGCGTCAAGGAGATCAAGCGCGCCAAGGTCCCCTGCGCGGTCTCCTGCATCCCGCAGAACGCGGAGCGCTTCGGCGCCATCGCGGAGAAGGCGGGCTGCGACCTCTTCGTGGTCCAGTCCACCGTGGCCACGGTCCGGCACAAGGCCTCCCGCTACAAGCCTTTCGAAATCGCCCGCTTCATTAAGGAGAGGGACATCCCGGTCGTGGTCGGCAACGTGGTCACCTACTCCGTGGCCGTGGAGCTCATGGAGGCCGGCGCCGCCGGCCTGCTCGTGGGCGTGGGCCCGGGAGCGGCCTGCACCACCCGCGGGGTGCTCGGCCTGGGCGTGCCCCAGGTCACCGCCACCGTGGACTGCGCCGCGGAGCGCGACTACCATTACAAGCGCTGCGGCCGCTACGTCCCCATGATCACGGACGGCGGCATGTCCACGGGCGGCGACATCTGCAAGGCGGTCGCCTGCGGCTCGGACGGCGTCATGGTCGGCTCGGCCTTCGCGCGCACCAAGGAAGCCCCCGGACAGGGCTACCACTGGGGCATGGCCACCCCGCACGCCAACCTGCCGCGCGGCACCCGCATCCAAGTCGGCATCACGGGCACTTTGGAGGAGATCCTCTTCGGCCCCTCCCGGCTCGACGACGGCTCCCAGAACCTGGTCGGAGCCCTGCGCACCTGCATGGGCTCCGTCGGGGCCACCACCATCCGCGAGATGCAGACCACGGAGATCGTCATCGCGCCCTCCATCAAGACCGAAGGCAAGCTCTTCCAGAAGGCCCAGCGCATCGGGATGGGCAAGGGATGA
- the guaA gene encoding glutamine-hydrolyzing GMP synthase, with protein sequence MPSAPKALKPTVPLGGGRSFRQGGHADILILDFGSQYTQLIARRLRELEVYAEILPYSATPEQIRGRNPAGIILSGGPDSVHRSGSPRPDPEVFRMGLPILGICYGMQLLVSLHGGRVAPTRRREYGHADVTLTGATPLFTGVPKRLQVWMSHGDGAQNLRNGFKVLARTGTAPYAAIGDESRRWYGVQFHPEVAHTPQGGRILENFARRICGLSRRWTMASLLKSQVAEIRAQVGDDQVVCGLSGGVDSSVAAALIALAIGKRLHCIFVDTGLLRLDDRQRVEKYLGGALGLDIKTVDASALFLKRLAGVSDPERKRKIIGKTFIEVFEREAKRLRDVSFLAQGTLYPDVIESVSVHGPSAVIKSHHNVGGLPKHMRLKLVEPLRFLFKDEVRRLGREMRLPADILGCHPFPGPGLAIRVLGAVDRTRLKVLAEADAILREELHASGWYDKVWQAFTVLLPVCSVGVMGDSRTYEDTVVLRSVDSRDGMTADWSRLPAELIAKISSRIVSEVKGVNRVVYDVTSKPPATIEWE encoded by the coding sequence ATGCCTTCAGCGCCGAAGGCGCTGAAGCCGACCGTCCCCCTAGGAGGGGGACGGTCGTTCCGTCAGGGTGGCCATGCGGACATCCTGATCCTGGACTTCGGGAGCCAGTACACCCAGCTCATCGCCCGCCGCCTGCGCGAGCTCGAGGTCTACGCCGAGATCCTGCCCTACTCCGCGACTCCGGAGCAGATCCGCGGCCGCAACCCGGCCGGCATCATCCTCTCCGGCGGCCCGGATTCCGTGCACCGCAGCGGCTCCCCCCGGCCCGACCCGGAGGTGTTCCGGATGGGCCTGCCCATCCTGGGCATCTGCTACGGCATGCAGCTGCTGGTCTCTTTGCACGGCGGCCGCGTCGCGCCGACCCGCCGCCGCGAATACGGCCACGCCGACGTGACGCTCACGGGCGCCACGCCGCTCTTCACCGGAGTGCCCAAGCGCCTGCAGGTCTGGATGAGCCACGGCGACGGCGCCCAGAACCTGCGCAACGGCTTCAAGGTCCTCGCCCGCACCGGAACCGCGCCTTACGCGGCCATCGGCGACGAAAGCCGCCGCTGGTACGGGGTCCAGTTCCACCCCGAGGTCGCGCACACCCCCCAGGGGGGCCGCATCCTGGAGAATTTCGCGCGCCGCATCTGCGGTCTCTCCCGAAGATGGACCATGGCTTCCTTGCTCAAGAGCCAGGTCGCGGAGATCCGCGCCCAGGTCGGCGACGACCAGGTCGTCTGCGGCCTCTCCGGCGGGGTGGACAGCTCCGTGGCCGCCGCCCTCATCGCCCTTGCCATCGGCAAGCGCCTGCACTGCATCTTCGTGGACACCGGGCTCCTGCGCCTGGATGACCGGCAGCGCGTGGAGAAGTATCTCGGCGGAGCCCTGGGCCTCGACATCAAGACCGTGGATGCCTCGGCCCTCTTCCTCAAGCGCCTGGCCGGCGTCAGCGACCCGGAGCGCAAGCGCAAGATCATCGGCAAGACCTTCATCGAAGTCTTCGAGCGCGAGGCCAAGCGCCTGCGCGACGTCTCGTTTTTGGCCCAGGGCACCCTCTATCCCGACGTGATCGAGTCCGTCTCCGTGCACGGCCCGTCGGCGGTCATCAAGAGCCACCACAACGTGGGAGGGCTGCCCAAACACATGAGGCTCAAGCTGGTGGAGCCCCTGCGCTTCCTGTTCAAGGACGAGGTCCGGCGCCTGGGCCGGGAGATGAGGCTGCCCGCGGACATCCTGGGCTGCCACCCCTTCCCCGGCCCCGGCTTGGCCATCCGCGTCCTGGGCGCCGTCGACAGGACCCGGCTCAAGGTCCTGGCCGAGGCCGACGCCATCCTGCGCGAGGAGTTGCACGCCTCGGGCTGGTACGACAAGGTCTGGCAGGCCTTCACCGTGCTCCTGCCCGTCTGCTCCGTGGGGGTCATGGGCGACTCCCGGACCTACGAGGACACCGTGGTCCTGCGCAGCGTGGACAGCCGGGACGGCATGACCGCGGACTGGTCGCGCCTGCCCGCCGAGCTCATCGCCAAGATCTCCAGCCGCATCGTCAGCGAAGTCAAGGGCGTCAACCGGGTGGTCTACGACGTCACCTCCAAGCCCCCGGCGACCATCGAATGGGAATGA
- a CDS encoding phosphoribosylaminoimidazolesuccinocarboxamide synthase, producing MKTPTLEDGIKGLTLLRRGKVRDVYDLGERLLIVATDRISAFDHILPTAVPGKGQVLTQVSAFWFRKTAPLLPNHLISADLAEIRRELPAQVRLGDEFAGRVTLARKARRVDAECVVRGYLAGSGWKEYLKTGAVCGHRLPAGLREAERLPEPIFTPSTKAEEGHDENITRGRLADLVGADTARQLEAAALKLYGFGADFLAPRGVILADTKFEFGFLGGTLIVIDEMLTPDSSRLWPAASYRPGSSPESFDKQFVRDHLERVRWDKASPAPALPAEVVAGTAQRYEEFLRIVTG from the coding sequence ATGAAGACGCCTACGCTGGAAGACGGCATCAAAGGTCTCACGCTGCTGCGCCGCGGCAAGGTCCGCGACGTCTACGACCTGGGAGAGCGCCTGCTCATCGTGGCCACGGACCGCATCTCGGCCTTCGACCATATCCTGCCCACGGCCGTGCCGGGCAAGGGCCAGGTGCTGACGCAGGTCAGCGCCTTCTGGTTCCGCAAGACGGCGCCGCTGCTGCCCAACCATCTCATATCCGCGGACCTCGCCGAGATCCGCCGCGAGCTGCCCGCGCAGGTGCGCCTGGGCGACGAGTTCGCGGGCCGCGTCACGCTGGCGCGCAAGGCCCGCCGGGTGGACGCCGAATGCGTGGTGCGCGGCTACCTGGCCGGCTCCGGCTGGAAGGAGTATCTCAAGACCGGCGCGGTCTGCGGGCACCGGCTGCCCGCGGGCCTGCGGGAGGCGGAGCGCCTGCCCGAGCCCATCTTCACGCCCTCCACCAAGGCCGAAGAGGGCCACGATGAGAACATCACCCGCGGGCGGCTCGCCGACCTCGTGGGCGCGGACACCGCCCGGCAGCTCGAAGCGGCCGCCCTCAAGCTCTACGGCTTCGGCGCCGATTTCCTGGCCCCGCGCGGCGTGATCCTGGCCGACACCAAGTTCGAGTTCGGCTTCCTGGGAGGCACGCTCATCGTCATCGACGAGATGCTGACCCCGGACTCTTCCCGCCTCTGGCCCGCCGCGAGCTACCGGCCCGGGAGCTCCCCCGAGAGTTTCGACAAGCAGTTCGTGCGCGACCATCTGGAACGCGTCCGTTGGGACAAGGCCTCGCCCGCGCCCGCCCTGCCCGCCGAAGTCGTGGCCGGCACGGCGCAGCGCTACGAGGAATTCCTCAGGATCGTCACAGGATGA
- a CDS encoding phosphoribosylformylglycinamidine synthase subunit PurS → MSDKTDVLTKEAPQAAGAGPGNYLVEVSLKPDFTDSEGLSAQWLLHCAGLPARAVRVGRLYDLRGPLNLGHVHVAARELLCDCVTQEFRICHSACAAPHNGCLWRVEVWLKPTVTDTVAETVRAALRDLGMPDVSVRCGMSYHIAGNCGRHQLDKAVGRSLANPIVHRFSLHEAH, encoded by the coding sequence ATGAGCGACAAGACAGACGTCTTGACCAAAGAGGCGCCGCAGGCCGCCGGCGCCGGCCCCGGCAATTACCTGGTGGAGGTCAGCCTCAAGCCCGACTTCACCGACTCCGAGGGACTCTCCGCCCAGTGGCTGCTCCACTGCGCCGGGCTGCCGGCGCGCGCGGTGCGCGTGGGACGGCTCTACGACCTGCGCGGGCCGCTCAACCTCGGCCATGTCCACGTGGCCGCGCGCGAACTGCTCTGCGACTGCGTGACCCAGGAGTTCCGCATCTGCCACAGCGCCTGCGCCGCGCCCCACAACGGCTGCCTCTGGCGCGTGGAGGTCTGGCTCAAGCCCACGGTCACGGACACGGTCGCAGAGACCGTGCGCGCGGCGCTGCGCGACCTGGGCATGCCCGACGTGTCCGTGCGCTGCGGGATGTCCTACCACATCGCGGGTAATTGCGGCCGCCACCAGCTCGACAAGGCGGTGGGCCGGTCGCTCGCCAATCCCATCGTCCACCGCTTCAGCCTGCACGAGGCTCATTGA
- the purL gene encoding phosphoribosylformylglycinamidine synthase subunit PurL has translation MPIHTAAPPPPAAETVPFCGLQPQDLRALNVSHGWSLNAPELAAIQAHFRALKREPSLAELETLAQTWSEHCKHKTFTSPIRFSDGKKTRLIKSLIEETIFKATKQLARPWCLSVFKDNAGIVAFGPKWALAFKVETHNHPSAIEPYGGAETGVGGVIRDVMGAGLGAKPVLNTDVFCFAPPDYDGPLPEGALHPRRVFNGVVAGVRDYGNRMGIPTAAGGLWFDDDYRLNPLVFCGTVGIMPTWAVRKEVKPGDLIVAAGGRTGRDGLHGATFSSAALEGAQLSAVQIGHAINEKKLLDALLAARDKKLYRGVTDCGAGGFSSAIGELAAECGARVRLEAARLKVSDLSPWEIWLSESQERMVFAVPPRSLKAFAEVFACEDCETAVLGEFTSTGRLQVTHAGTSVVDLDMRFLHDGLPRCERAALWAPQKPAPAKASAHKKSLAQILTEGLGHLNVCSREWVIRQYDHEVQGGTVIKPLQGIRHDGPGDACVIWPHAATGDPSDHQGFAVSHGLNPAYGKIDPYRMALACADEALRNLLCVGADISRAAFLDNFCWASPDDPAQLGALVRAAEGCRDAALGFGVPFISGKDSLYNQTKDVNGKDLAIPGTLLISALAPVADVRKALTMEIKGPGNALYLVGWTAEELGGSLFHQVCGRCASCAAPAVDTRAALAAFKAVQSALAKGLVLSAHDLSDGGLGVAAAEMCFTGESGASLDLDEVPRRSPIYSDEVLLFSESASRILLEVSPEHEAAFLKALRGAPVKRVGTTMANPVLKVTGLDGRVALEAALCDLKSAWQLGLPRRLG, from the coding sequence ATGCCGATCCACACCGCCGCGCCGCCGCCGCCGGCTGCCGAGACCGTGCCGTTCTGCGGCCTGCAGCCGCAGGACCTGCGGGCCCTGAACGTCAGCCACGGCTGGTCGCTCAATGCTCCCGAGCTGGCCGCCATCCAGGCCCATTTCCGGGCCCTCAAGCGCGAGCCGTCCTTGGCGGAGCTGGAGACCTTGGCCCAGACCTGGTCCGAGCACTGCAAGCACAAGACCTTCACCAGCCCCATCCGCTTCAGCGACGGCAAGAAGACCCGCCTCATCAAGAGCCTCATCGAGGAGACCATCTTCAAGGCCACCAAGCAGCTCGCCCGCCCGTGGTGCCTCTCGGTGTTCAAGGACAACGCGGGCATCGTGGCCTTCGGCCCCAAGTGGGCCCTGGCCTTCAAGGTCGAGACCCACAACCACCCCAGCGCCATCGAGCCCTACGGAGGGGCCGAAACCGGGGTGGGCGGCGTCATCCGCGACGTCATGGGCGCGGGGTTGGGCGCCAAGCCGGTCTTGAACACCGACGTCTTCTGCTTCGCCCCCCCGGACTACGACGGCCCCTTGCCCGAGGGCGCCCTGCACCCGCGCCGGGTCTTCAACGGCGTGGTCGCCGGCGTGCGCGACTACGGCAACCGCATGGGCATCCCCACGGCCGCAGGCGGCCTGTGGTTCGATGACGACTATCGCCTCAACCCGCTGGTCTTCTGCGGCACCGTCGGGATCATGCCCACCTGGGCCGTGCGCAAGGAGGTCAAGCCGGGCGACCTCATCGTGGCGGCCGGCGGGCGCACGGGCCGCGACGGCCTGCACGGCGCCACCTTCTCCTCCGCGGCCTTGGAAGGGGCCCAGCTCTCCGCCGTGCAGATCGGGCACGCCATCAACGAGAAGAAGCTCCTCGACGCCCTGCTGGCGGCCCGCGACAAGAAGCTCTACCGCGGCGTGACCGATTGCGGCGCCGGCGGCTTCTCCTCGGCCATCGGGGAGCTCGCGGCCGAGTGCGGGGCGCGCGTGCGCCTGGAGGCCGCGCGGTTGAAGGTCTCCGACTTGTCCCCCTGGGAGATCTGGCTCTCCGAATCCCAGGAGCGCATGGTCTTCGCCGTGCCCCCGCGCAGCCTCAAGGCCTTCGCCGAGGTCTTCGCCTGCGAGGACTGCGAGACCGCGGTCCTGGGCGAGTTCACCTCCACCGGCCGCCTCCAGGTCACCCATGCCGGGACCTCCGTGGTGGACCTGGACATGCGCTTCCTGCACGACGGGCTGCCCCGCTGCGAGCGCGCCGCGCTCTGGGCCCCCCAGAAGCCGGCGCCGGCCAAGGCCTCGGCGCACAAGAAGAGCCTGGCCCAGATCCTCACAGAGGGCCTCGGCCACCTCAACGTCTGCAGCCGGGAATGGGTCATACGGCAGTACGACCACGAAGTGCAGGGCGGCACGGTCATCAAGCCCCTGCAAGGCATCCGTCACGACGGCCCCGGAGACGCCTGCGTCATCTGGCCCCATGCCGCCACCGGCGATCCTTCCGACCACCAGGGCTTCGCGGTCAGCCACGGCCTCAATCCGGCCTACGGCAAGATCGACCCTTATCGCATGGCCCTGGCCTGCGCCGACGAGGCCCTGCGCAACCTCCTCTGCGTGGGCGCCGACATCTCCCGCGCGGCCTTCCTCGACAACTTCTGCTGGGCGAGTCCCGATGACCCGGCCCAGTTGGGGGCCCTGGTGCGCGCCGCGGAGGGCTGCCGCGACGCGGCCCTGGGCTTCGGCGTGCCCTTCATCTCCGGCAAGGACAGCCTCTACAATCAGACCAAGGACGTCAACGGCAAGGACCTCGCCATCCCGGGGACCTTGCTCATCTCGGCCCTGGCCCCGGTCGCCGACGTGCGCAAGGCCCTGACCATGGAGATCAAGGGGCCGGGCAACGCCCTCTACCTCGTGGGCTGGACCGCCGAAGAGCTGGGCGGCTCTTTGTTCCACCAGGTGTGCGGTCGCTGCGCCAGCTGCGCCGCGCCGGCCGTGGACACCCGCGCCGCTCTGGCCGCCTTCAAGGCCGTGCAGTCGGCCCTGGCCAAAGGCCTGGTCCTCTCCGCGCACGACCTTTCCGACGGCGGCCTCGGCGTCGCGGCCGCCGAGATGTGCTTCACGGGCGAGTCCGGAGCCAGCCTGGACCTCGACGAGGTCCCGCGCCGCTCCCCCATCTATTCCGACGAAGTCCTGCTCTTCTCCGAGAGCGCCAGCCGCATCCTGCTCGAGGTGTCCCCGGAGCACGAGGCGGCCTTCCTCAAGGCGCTGCGCGGCGCGCCGGTCAAGCGCGTGGGGACGACCATGGCCAATCCCGTGCTCAAGGTGACCGGCCTCGACGGCCGGGTCGCTTTGGAGGCCGCGCTCTGCGACCTCAAGAGCGCCTGGCAGCTAGGCCTGCCCCGGAGGCTGGGATGA
- the purQ gene encoding phosphoribosylformylglycinamidine synthase I: MKRPKVLVLRAAGTNCDLETAEAFALVGGAAERVHIDRIRTGKTKLMDFDILILPGGFSYSDDVGAGRILANQLKLYFKELRNFVRLGRPVLGICNGFQALVKAGLLPLSHGEQTAGFTANDSGRFEARWVHLRLNTQSSCLFFKGLPEMIELPVAHGEGKLVLKSPRQLEELKKNKSIAMQYVSDDGKLAGYPANPNGSIFNIAALTNPEGNCLGMMPHPERYTTRFQHPSWTRQTFVKEGVGLEMFRNAVEYCRG, encoded by the coding sequence ATGAAGCGCCCCAAAGTCCTCGTCCTGCGCGCGGCCGGGACCAACTGCGACCTGGAGACGGCCGAAGCCTTCGCCTTGGTGGGCGGAGCAGCGGAGCGCGTGCACATCGACCGCATCCGCACCGGCAAGACCAAGCTCATGGACTTCGACATCCTGATCCTGCCCGGCGGCTTCTCCTACAGCGATGACGTGGGCGCGGGCCGCATACTCGCCAACCAGCTCAAGCTCTACTTCAAGGAGCTGCGCAACTTCGTGCGCCTGGGGCGGCCGGTGCTGGGCATCTGCAACGGCTTCCAAGCCTTGGTCAAGGCCGGTCTGCTGCCCCTCTCCCACGGCGAGCAGACCGCGGGGTTCACGGCCAACGATTCCGGCCGATTCGAGGCGCGCTGGGTCCACCTGCGCCTCAACACCCAGAGCTCGTGCCTGTTCTTCAAGGGCCTGCCCGAGATGATCGAGCTGCCCGTGGCGCACGGGGAGGGCAAGCTGGTCCTGAAGTCCCCCCGCCAGCTCGAGGAGCTCAAGAAGAACAAGTCCATCGCCATGCAGTACGTCAGCGACGACGGCAAGCTCGCGGGCTACCCGGCCAACCCCAACGGCTCGATCTTCAACATCGCGGCCCTGACCAACCCCGAAGGCAACTGTCTGGGCATGATGCCGCATCCGGAACGCTACACCACGAGGTTCCAGCATCCCAGCTGGACCCGGCAGACCTTCGTCAAGGAGGGCGTGGGCCTGGAGATGTTCCGCAACGCCGTGGAGTATTGCCGAGGCTAG
- the purF gene encoding amidophosphoribosyltransferase — protein MCGIVGIADSPQAAQLAHLGLFALQHRGQESAGIVSAYRSELRPHVGMGLVSEVFDHAILQALTGESAIGHVRYSTTGASHLKNAQPLLFKTTHGPIAIAHNGNLTNAARLRRSLEHRGAIFQSDTDTEIIAHLLAREPGPVEEALVASLRQVEGSGCLLILTPDKLIAARDPHGFRPLVLGDLDGTAILASETSALNLLKARLVREVAPGEVLVLEKGRSRSLKPFAPVKLSRCVFEQVYLARPDSNIFGRNVQAVRRELGRELARQTKGLKADVVVPVPDSGVSAALGFSDESGIPFEMGLVRSHYVSRTFIKPSQELRELAAELKLAPVPETLQGKRVVLVDDSIVRGTTSLKITKSLRRAGAREVHMAVSSPPIISPCYYGIDTPSCAELIASRRSVPEIRRFLEVDSLHYLDLGRMLRAAGGGDASGFCSACFTGKYPTSIPEAKPQGRKGRKAAAR, from the coding sequence TTGTGCGGAATCGTCGGGATAGCTGATTCGCCGCAGGCCGCCCAGCTCGCGCACCTGGGCCTCTTCGCGCTGCAGCACCGCGGGCAGGAATCCGCGGGGATCGTGTCCGCCTACCGCTCCGAGCTGCGCCCGCACGTGGGCATGGGCCTGGTCTCCGAGGTCTTCGACCACGCGATCCTGCAGGCCCTGACCGGAGAGAGCGCCATCGGCCATGTGCGCTACTCCACGACCGGCGCCAGCCATCTCAAGAACGCCCAGCCCCTGCTCTTCAAGACCACCCACGGGCCCATCGCCATCGCGCACAACGGCAACCTGACCAACGCCGCCCGCCTGCGCCGCAGCCTCGAGCACCGCGGCGCCATCTTCCAGTCCGACACGGACACCGAGATCATCGCGCACCTGCTGGCCCGCGAGCCGGGCCCCGTGGAGGAGGCCTTGGTCGCCAGCCTGCGGCAGGTGGAGGGCTCCGGCTGCCTGCTCATCCTCACCCCCGACAAGCTCATCGCGGCGCGCGACCCCCACGGCTTCCGGCCCCTGGTGCTGGGGGACCTGGACGGGACCGCGATCCTGGCCTCCGAGACCTCGGCCTTGAACCTGCTCAAAGCCCGGCTCGTCCGGGAGGTCGCGCCCGGCGAGGTCCTGGTGCTGGAGAAAGGCCGCAGCCGCAGCCTCAAGCCCTTCGCCCCGGTGAAGCTCTCGCGCTGCGTCTTCGAGCAGGTCTACCTGGCCCGGCCGGACTCCAACATCTTCGGCCGCAACGTCCAGGCCGTGCGGCGCGAGCTGGGCCGGGAGCTGGCCCGCCAGACCAAGGGCCTCAAGGCCGACGTGGTGGTGCCGGTCCCGGATTCCGGCGTCTCGGCGGCCCTGGGCTTCTCCGACGAGTCCGGCATCCCCTTCGAGATGGGCCTGGTGCGCAGCCACTACGTCAGCCGCACCTTCATCAAGCCCAGCCAGGAGCTGCGCGAGCTCGCCGCGGAGCTCAAGCTCGCCCCGGTGCCCGAGACCCTGCAGGGCAAGCGGGTGGTGCTGGTCGACGACTCCATCGTGCGGGGCACCACCTCGCTCAAGATCACCAAGAGCCTGCGCCGGGCCGGCGCCCGCGAGGTCCACATGGCGGTCTCCAGCCCCCCCATCATCTCCCCCTGCTACTACGGCATCGACACGCCCTCCTGCGCGGAGCTCATCGCCAGCCGGCGCTCCGTGCCGGAGATCCGCCGCTTCCTGGAAGTGGACAGCCTCCACTATCTTGACCTGGGGCGCATGCTCAGGGCGGCAGGCGGGGGCGACGCCTCCGGCTTCTGCTCGGCCTGCTTCACCGGGAAATACCCCACGTCCATCCCCGAAGCCAAGCCGCAGGGGCGCAAGGGCAGGAAGGCGGCCGCGCGATGA
- the purD gene encoding phosphoribosylamine--glycine ligase gives MKVLILGSGGREHALAWKAAQSRLVQKLYCAPGSDAISALAECIPLDCCDATEVAGFCAEKGVDLVIVGPEGPLAAGVADVLRRAGVRVFGPGQAAARLESSKAFAKDFLARHHIPTARGRCCASVEEAAAALEAMKFPLVVKADGLAAGKGVRVCADREEAEETVEDFMSLKTLQAAGETVVIEECLSGPELSALALTDAKTYKLLPHSRDHKRLLDGDKGPNTGGMGAFAPVETGPELESAIRAIFDAALAGLRADGLDYRGVLYAGLMLTAQGPKVLEFNCRFGDPETQALMPLLDCDLVALTLACAEGRLGPAELKVRPGACVCVTLASENYPRAPMTGRPITGLEDFPESPDLRLFHAGTARPGGRWTTTGGRVLGVTAWGPDASAARRRAYEGVSRVCFDGMHYRRDIAGELLALR, from the coding sequence ATGAAGGTCCTCATCCTGGGCTCCGGCGGGCGCGAGCACGCCTTGGCCTGGAAGGCGGCGCAGAGCCGCCTGGTGCAGAAGCTCTACTGCGCCCCGGGCTCCGACGCCATCTCCGCTTTGGCCGAGTGCATCCCGCTGGACTGCTGCGACGCCACCGAGGTGGCCGGGTTCTGCGCGGAGAAGGGCGTGGACCTCGTCATCGTTGGCCCCGAGGGGCCGCTGGCCGCGGGCGTAGCCGACGTCCTGCGCCGGGCCGGGGTCCGGGTCTTCGGGCCGGGCCAGGCCGCGGCCAGGCTGGAGTCCTCCAAGGCCTTCGCCAAGGACTTCTTGGCCCGCCATCACATCCCCACGGCCCGCGGCCGCTGCTGCGCGAGCGTGGAAGAGGCGGCGGCCGCTTTGGAGGCCATGAAGTTCCCTCTGGTGGTCAAGGCCGACGGCCTGGCCGCGGGCAAGGGCGTGCGCGTCTGCGCCGACCGCGAGGAGGCCGAGGAGACGGTCGAGGACTTCATGAGCCTCAAGACCCTCCAGGCCGCGGGCGAGACCGTGGTCATCGAGGAGTGCCTCTCGGGCCCGGAGCTCTCGGCGCTGGCCCTGACGGACGCAAAGACCTACAAGCTCCTGCCCCACAGCCGCGACCACAAGCGCCTGCTCGACGGCGACAAGGGCCCCAACACCGGCGGCATGGGCGCCTTCGCCCCGGTCGAGACCGGCCCGGAGCTCGAGTCGGCCATCCGCGCGATCTTCGACGCGGCCTTGGCCGGCCTGCGCGCCGACGGGCTGGATTACCGCGGCGTGCTCTACGCCGGCCTGATGCTCACGGCCCAGGGCCCCAAGGTCCTCGAGTTCAACTGCCGCTTCGGCGACCCGGAGACGCAGGCGCTCATGCCCCTTCTGGACTGCGACCTGGTGGCGCTGACTTTGGCCTGCGCGGAGGGGCGCCTGGGCCCGGCCGAGCTCAAGGTCCGGCCGGGGGCCTGCGTCTGCGTGACGCTCGCCTCCGAGAACTACCCGCGCGCGCCCATGACCGGCCGGCCCATCACGGGCCTGGAGGATTTCCCGGAGAGCCCGGACCTGAGGCTCTTCCACGCCGGGACCGCCCGCCCCGGCGGGCGCTGGACCACGACGGGCGGCCGGGTGCTGGGCGTGACCGCCTGGGGCCCGGACGCCTCGGCCGCGCGGCGCCGCGCCTATGAGGGCGTCTCGCGCGTCTGTTTCGACGGGATGCACTACCGCCGCGACATCGCAGGCGAGCTGCTGGCGCTCCGATGA